In Halovulum dunhuangense, one genomic interval encodes:
- the ppsR gene encoding transcriptional regulator PpsR, with translation MLAVDAEAILAMVAASSDFVVVLSADLHITHVHLGAEAFAAGEMRDLRGTLFEASLTPESIPKFHALIDAATTDKPVRWRQVNHSFLADSNLAVSYAAQRANDGGYLLLGRDKRDLALLQQQLVQAQLTIEQDYERIRQVESRYRVLFETGTDALVILSADSGRIVDANSAAGRLLDREPPDLVNRSLSNKITAASQPALEQLLDAVRSKGGQKSTSVTLKADGRQIWLDGLLFRSVSDTLILCRLRASESASDTPQPFAGAMVDFYQRSGDAIVFTDKEGAILRSNAAFQSLANVAVPERLRGVSLGNFLGRPSVDLDVMTANAERTGRLSVYGTTIRTEFGAQVPVEISTTYLPDQQPPGFAFLIRDVTRLEASRHAGSAVSTEAVEHVIELVGSTPLKELVRSTTDVVEKLCIETAIRLTNNNRAAAAEMLGLSRQSLYVKLRRFGLIDQED, from the coding sequence ATGCTGGCCGTTGACGCGGAGGCGATCCTCGCGATGGTCGCGGCCTCCAGCGACTTCGTGGTAGTCCTCAGCGCGGACCTGCATATCACGCATGTCCATCTTGGCGCCGAAGCGTTCGCCGCGGGCGAAATGAGGGACCTGCGGGGCACCTTGTTCGAGGCGTCTCTCACCCCTGAAAGCATTCCGAAGTTCCACGCCCTGATCGACGCGGCGACGACCGACAAGCCGGTGCGCTGGCGGCAGGTGAACCACAGCTTCCTGGCCGACAGCAATCTTGCGGTCAGCTATGCCGCCCAACGCGCCAATGATGGCGGCTACCTGCTTCTGGGACGGGACAAGCGCGATCTGGCACTGCTGCAACAGCAGCTGGTCCAGGCGCAGCTGACCATCGAGCAGGATTACGAGCGGATCCGCCAGGTGGAAAGCCGCTACCGTGTCCTGTTCGAGACCGGGACCGACGCGCTTGTGATCCTGTCGGCCGACAGCGGCCGGATCGTGGATGCCAACAGCGCCGCCGGAAGGCTTCTGGACCGCGAGCCGCCGGACCTGGTGAACCGGAGCCTGAGCAACAAGATCACCGCCGCCTCGCAACCCGCGCTGGAGCAGTTGCTGGATGCGGTGCGCAGCAAGGGCGGGCAGAAATCCACCTCGGTCACGCTGAAGGCGGATGGCCGGCAGATCTGGCTGGACGGGCTTCTGTTCCGGTCGGTATCGGACACGCTGATCCTGTGCCGCCTGCGTGCAAGCGAATCCGCCTCGGACACGCCCCAGCCCTTTGCGGGCGCCATGGTCGATTTCTACCAGCGCTCGGGCGATGCCATCGTCTTCACCGACAAGGAAGGCGCGATCCTGCGCAGCAACGCCGCCTTTCAGTCGCTGGCCAATGTCGCGGTGCCCGAACGTCTGCGGGGCGTGAGCCTCGGGAATTTCCTGGGGCGGCCCAGCGTCGACCTGGACGTGATGACCGCCAATGCGGAACGCACGGGGCGGCTTTCGGTCTATGGCACGACGATCCGCACCGAATTCGGCGCGCAGGTGCCGGTCGAGATCTCGACCACCTATCTGCCCGACCAGCAGCCCCCCGGATTCGCCTTTCTGATCCGCGACGTGACGCGGCTCGAGGCCTCGCGCCACGCGGGATCCGCCGTCTCGACAGAAGCGGTGGAGCATGTGATCGAACTGGTCGGCTCGACCCCGCTCAAGGAACTCGTCCGCTCCACCACCGACGTGGTCGAGAAACTGTGCATCGAGACGGCGATCCGGCTGACCAACAACAACCGCGCCGCCGCCGCCGAGATGCTCG
- a CDS encoding cobalamin B12-binding domain-containing protein, protein MQTPMDRAPNMMRCPSARTKGSGEMSLLEIIAKRSRTDAATFSLPELLAGQALARVSDTSSPQVSSLISQHFAAETLRDTSDGARRYAELLMDHGVTEQRLLNGYIAGAAEVLGRAWEEDTLSFAQVTHAMGNLTRIAREMMSPPPARVASGPALPRILMARAPGEDHTLGLMLTAQEMRRAGWLVRLDLSGDEASLAAALHAQRFDLVGFSACTWARIPALIHAIKLCRRMQDHASVVVGGWLGHDDPEQMAQRLGADIVLGRQSAPLPILLERFALVPV, encoded by the coding sequence TTGCAGACGCCGATGGACCGTGCGCCAAACATGATGCGCTGCCCGTCCGCCCGAACCAAGGGGTCCGGCGAAATGTCGTTGCTAGAAATCATAGCGAAACGATCGAGAACTGACGCTGCCACCTTTTCTCTTCCTGAGCTTCTGGCCGGCCAGGCGCTGGCGCGGGTCTCGGACACGTCGTCGCCGCAAGTCTCATCGCTCATATCGCAGCATTTCGCGGCAGAAACCTTGCGCGACACGTCCGATGGCGCGCGGCGCTATGCGGAACTTCTGATGGATCACGGTGTGACCGAGCAGCGTTTGCTGAATGGATATATCGCCGGGGCGGCGGAAGTGCTGGGCCGCGCCTGGGAGGAAGACACGCTCAGCTTTGCGCAGGTCACCCATGCCATGGGCAACCTGACCCGGATCGCGCGCGAGATGATGTCACCGCCGCCTGCGCGAGTCGCGAGCGGCCCGGCTCTTCCGAGAATCCTGATGGCCCGCGCCCCGGGCGAGGATCATACGCTCGGTCTGATGCTGACCGCACAGGAGATGCGCCGCGCCGGATGGCTGGTGCGACTCGATCTGAGCGGGGACGAGGCATCACTGGCCGCGGCGCTTCATGCGCAGAGATTCGATCTTGTCGGCTTCAGCGCCTGCACCTGGGCGCGCATTCCGGCGCTGATCCATGCCATAAAGCTGTGCCGCCGGATGCAGGACCATGCCAGCGTGGTCGTGGGCGGCTGGCTGGGCCATGACGACCCGGAACAGATGGCGCAGCGCCTTGGTGCCGACATCGTGCTGGGGCGGCAAAGCGCCCCGCTGCCGATATTGCTAGAGCGCTTTGCACTTGTGCCTGTCTAG
- the bchF gene encoding 2-vinyl bacteriochlorophyllide hydratase: MLYTAEQRQRRDATPWTLVQGILAPVQFLVFLASLGLVLRYLATGAGYELATASILLKTALLYTIMVTGAIWEKVVFGRYLFAPAFFWEDVVSMAVIALHTAYLWALLSGAVPAAQMALALAAYAVYVLNATQFLLKLRAARLEQAADPGRQGVAA; this comes from the coding sequence ATGCTTTACACTGCGGAACAGCGCCAGCGACGGGATGCCACGCCCTGGACCCTTGTCCAGGGGATTCTCGCGCCGGTCCAGTTCCTTGTCTTTCTCGCCAGCCTCGGCCTCGTGCTGCGCTATCTCGCGACCGGTGCGGGCTACGAGCTGGCCACCGCCTCGATCCTGCTCAAGACCGCGCTGCTCTACACGATCATGGTCACCGGCGCGATCTGGGAAAAGGTCGTCTTCGGCCGGTATCTCTTCGCGCCCGCCTTCTTCTGGGAGGATGTGGTTTCCATGGCGGTGATCGCGCTTCACACCGCCTATCTCTGGGCGCTTCTCTCCGGTGCCGTCCCGGCCGCGCAGATGGCGCTCGCGCTGGCCGCCTATGCCGTCTACGTCCTGAACGCGACACAGTTCCTGCTGAAACTGCGGGCCGCCCGGCTTGAACAGGCGGCCGACCCCGGCCGGCAGGGGGTGGCGGCATGA
- a CDS encoding ferredoxin:protochlorophyllide reductase (ATP-dependent) subunit N — protein MTLATAQSIGCGDAPVLKERGQREVFCGLTGIVWLHRKMQDAFFLVVGSRTCAHLLQSAAGVMIFAEPRFGTAIMEEKDLAGLADANEELDREVARLLARRPDIRQLFLVGSCPSEVIKLDLSRAAERLSAKHAPAVQVVNFSGSGIETTFTQGEDACLAALAPTMPATDEEQLLIVGALPDVVEDQFNRLFAQMGLRNVRSFPARRAADMPAVGPNTRFLLAQPFLGDTAEALARRGATHLPAPFPFGAEGTALWLEAGARAMGADPATIEAAIAAPQARARAALARVAADLRGRSIFFFPDSQLEIPLARFLARECGMVPLEVGTPFLHRGVVGPDLDLLPAGPTLSEGQDVDLQLDRARKARADLTVCGLGLANPLEAQGLTTKWAIELVFSPIHGFEQAADLAELFARPLRRRGLIEAMHPARALS, from the coding sequence ATGACGCTCGCGACCGCACAAAGCATCGGCTGCGGCGACGCCCCCGTCCTGAAGGAGCGGGGCCAGCGCGAGGTATTCTGCGGCCTGACCGGGATCGTCTGGCTCCACCGCAAGATGCAGGACGCCTTCTTTCTGGTGGTTGGCAGCCGCACCTGCGCGCATCTGCTGCAATCCGCCGCCGGCGTCATGATCTTTGCAGAGCCCCGCTTCGGCACCGCCATCATGGAGGAAAAGGACCTCGCCGGTCTTGCCGACGCGAACGAGGAACTCGACCGCGAGGTGGCGCGCCTCCTGGCCCGTCGGCCCGACATTCGCCAGCTCTTCCTCGTCGGCTCCTGCCCGTCCGAGGTGATCAAGCTGGATCTTTCCCGTGCCGCCGAACGGCTCAGCGCGAAACACGCGCCGGCCGTCCAGGTCGTCAACTTCTCCGGCTCCGGGATCGAGACGACCTTCACCCAGGGCGAGGATGCCTGCCTCGCCGCGCTTGCGCCCACCATGCCCGCAACGGACGAAGAGCAGCTTCTGATCGTCGGCGCGCTGCCGGACGTGGTCGAGGATCAGTTCAACCGCCTGTTTGCCCAGATGGGCCTGCGCAATGTCCGCAGTTTCCCCGCCCGCCGCGCCGCCGACATGCCGGCGGTGGGGCCGAACACCCGCTTTCTTCTGGCGCAGCCCTTCTTGGGCGACACGGCCGAGGCGCTGGCCCGGCGCGGCGCGACACATCTGCCGGCGCCCTTCCCCTTCGGCGCCGAGGGCACCGCGCTCTGGCTCGAGGCCGGGGCCCGGGCGATGGGCGCCGACCCCGCCACGATCGAGGCCGCCATCGCCGCGCCGCAGGCCCGCGCCCGCGCGGCGCTGGCCCGGGTGGCCGCCGACCTTCGCGGGCGCTCGATCTTCTTCTTCCCCGACAGCCAGCTGGAAATTCCGCTCGCCCGCTTCCTGGCCCGCGAATGCGGCATGGTCCCGCTCGAGGTGGGCACCCCCTTCCTTCATCGCGGCGTCGTCGGCCCGGATCTCGACCTGCTGCCCGCAGGCCCCACCCTGTCCGAGGGGCAGGACGTCGACCTGCAACTCGACCGCGCCCGCAAGGCCCGGGCGGATCTGACCGTCTGCGGCCTCGGCCTCGCCAATCCGCTCGAGGCGCAGGGCCTGACCACCAAATGGGCGATCGAGCTGGTCTTCTCGCCCATCCACGGCTTCGAGCAGGCCGCCGACCTGGCCGAGCTTTTCGCCCGGCCCCTGCGCCGCCGCGGCCTGATCGAGGCAATGCACCCGGCGAGGGCCCTGTCATGA
- the bchB gene encoding ferredoxin:protochlorophyllide reductase (ATP-dependent) subunit B — translation MKLSVWTYEGPPHVGAMRVATAMKGLHYVLHAPQGDTYADLLFTMIERRNHRPPVTYTTFQARDLGSDTADLFRTTCLDAYERFRPEALIVGASCTAELIQDDPGGLAEGMGLPIPVIPLELPSYQRKESWGAAETFYSIVRGLAQPRARTESVSCNILGATALGFRHRDDVAEVAKLLTGLGIAVNVAAPLGASPSDIARLGAAHFNVMLYPETGETACRWLEREFDQPYTRTIPIGVGATRDFVAEVVRLAGLPEGTQADESGLRLPWWSASVDSTYLTGKRVFVFGDATHALAAARVARDEMGFEVVGLGCYNREFARDVRAAAKDYGLEPLISDDYLEVEAAIAEAQPELILGTQMERHIGKRLGIPCAVISAPVHVQDFPARYGPQMGHEGANVLFDTWVHPLVMGLEEHLLHMFRDDFEFHDAAGPSHLGGHAVAAPPAPAGEEGSIPDEPAAPSPAVEPGATIWALEAERELRKIPFFVRGKARRNTEAYAEARGIRAITLDTLYEAKAHYAR, via the coding sequence ATGAAGCTGTCGGTCTGGACATACGAAGGCCCGCCGCATGTCGGCGCGATGCGCGTCGCCACCGCCATGAAGGGGCTGCACTACGTTCTGCACGCGCCCCAGGGCGACACCTATGCCGACCTTCTGTTCACCATGATCGAGCGGCGCAACCACCGTCCGCCGGTGACCTATACCACCTTCCAGGCGCGCGATCTGGGCTCGGACACCGCCGACCTGTTCCGCACCACCTGCCTAGATGCCTATGAGCGCTTTCGCCCCGAGGCGCTGATCGTCGGGGCCTCCTGCACGGCCGAGCTGATCCAGGACGATCCTGGCGGCCTGGCCGAGGGGATGGGTCTGCCGATCCCGGTGATCCCGCTGGAACTGCCCAGCTACCAGCGCAAGGAAAGCTGGGGCGCGGCAGAGACCTTCTACAGCATCGTCCGCGGGCTGGCCCAGCCACGCGCCCGGACCGAGTCCGTCAGCTGCAACATCCTCGGTGCGACCGCGCTTGGCTTCCGCCACCGCGACGACGTGGCCGAGGTGGCGAAGCTGCTGACCGGCCTTGGCATCGCGGTGAACGTGGCTGCCCCGCTCGGCGCCAGCCCGTCCGACATCGCCCGCCTGGGCGCCGCGCATTTCAACGTGATGCTCTACCCCGAAACCGGGGAAACCGCCTGCCGCTGGCTGGAGCGGGAGTTCGACCAGCCCTACACCCGCACCATCCCCATCGGCGTCGGGGCCACCCGCGATTTCGTGGCCGAGGTGGTCCGCCTCGCCGGGCTGCCCGAAGGGACGCAAGCCGATGAAAGCGGCCTGCGGCTGCCCTGGTGGTCGGCCTCGGTCGATTCGACCTACCTGACCGGCAAGCGCGTCTTTGTCTTCGGCGACGCGACCCATGCGCTGGCCGCCGCCCGCGTCGCCCGCGACGAGATGGGCTTCGAGGTGGTCGGCCTTGGCTGCTACAACCGCGAGTTCGCCCGCGATGTCCGCGCCGCTGCAAAGGATTACGGGCTCGAGCCGCTGATCTCTGACGACTACCTGGAAGTAGAGGCCGCCATCGCCGAGGCACAGCCGGAGCTGATCCTGGGCACCCAGATGGAGCGTCACATCGGCAAGCGGCTCGGCATCCCCTGCGCGGTGATCTCGGCCCCCGTCCATGTGCAGGACTTCCCTGCCCGCTACGGGCCCCAGATGGGTCATGAGGGCGCGAATGTCCTCTTCGACACCTGGGTGCACCCGCTGGTCATGGGGCTGGAGGAGCATCTTCTCCACATGTTCCGCGACGATTTCGAGTTCCACGACGCAGCCGGCCCCTCGCATCTCGGTGGCCATGCGGTCGCGGCGCCCCCGGCGCCGGCGGGCGAGGAGGGGTCGATCCCCGACGAGCCCGCGGCCCCGTCACCCGCAGTCGAGCCCGGCGCCACCATCTGGGCGCTCGAGGCCGAACGAGAGCTGCGCAAGATCCCCTTCTTCGTACGAGGCAAGGCCCGCCGCAACACCGAGGCTTATGCCGAGGCGCGCGGCATCCGGGCGATCACCCTCGATACGCTTTACGAGGCCAAGGCGCATTATGCTCGATAA